The proteins below are encoded in one region of Juglans microcarpa x Juglans regia isolate MS1-56 chromosome 4D, Jm3101_v1.0, whole genome shotgun sequence:
- the LOC121260785 gene encoding probable aldo-keto reductase 1, with product MAQGNEVQIPRVKLGNQGLEVSKLGFGCMGLTGAYNSPLSDEDGISVIKHAFSKGITFFDTADVYGPHTNEILLGKALKQLPREKIQIATKFGIKRLLLSSGMDVDGSPEYVRSCCEASLKRLDVEYIDLYYQHRVDTKVPIEETIGELKKLVEEGKVKYIGLSEASPDTIRRAHAIHPITAVQMEWSLWTRDLEEEIIPLCRELGIGIVPYSPLGRGFFAGKGVVETVATNSNLVNHPRFQGENLDKNKTIYTRVESLARKHECTPAQLALAWVLEQGDDVVPIPGTTKIKNLDNNIGSLKVKLTREALKEISDAVPIEEVAGGRSFINTNHLQWKFANTPPKN from the exons ATGGCACAAGGAAACGAAGTCCAAATTCCAAGGGTGAAACTGGGCAATCAAGGCCTTGAG GTCTCAAAGTTGGGGTTTGGATGTATGGGCCTGACTGGAGCCTATAATTCTCCTCTCTCTGATGAGGATGGAATCTCAGTAATAAAGCATGCTTTCAGTAAGGGAATCACTTTCTTTGATACAGCCGACGTTTATGGGCCTCATACTAATGAAATTCTTCTTGGGAAG GCCTTGAAGCAATTGCCAAGAGAGAAAATTCAAATTGCCACCAAATTTGGCATCAAAAGACTGTTGTTATCTTCTGGTATGGATGTGGACGGTAGTCCGGAATATGTTCGCTCATGCTGTGAGGCGAGCTTGAAGCGCCTTGATGTGGAATATATTGATCTGTATTATCAGCACCGGGTAGACACAAAAGTACCTATAGAAGAAACC ATTGGTGAACTTAAGAAGCTGGTAGAAGAGGGAAAAGTCAAGTATATTGGTCTATCTGAAGCCAGCCCAGACACAATAAGGAGGGCACATGCTATCCATCCAATCACAGCTGTACAAATGGAGTGGTCTCTCTGGACTCGTGATCTCGAGGAAGAGATAATTCCACTTTGCAG GGAACTTGGAATTGGAATAGTTCCATACAGTCCTCTTGGTCGTGGTTTTTTCGCTGGCAAGGGAGTTGTTGAAACTGTGGCCACAAATAGCAACTTG GTCAATCATCCTCGGTTCCAAGGTGAGAATTTGGATAAGAACAAGACCATTTATACTCGAGTAGAAAGCCTGGCTAGAAAACATGAATGCACTCCTGCCCAGCTAGCACTAGCATGGGTTCTTGAGCAAGGGGACGATGTTGTACCTATACCTG GGACAACCAAGATCAAGAACCTGGATAACAATATTGGCTCTTTGAAGGTGAAACTTACAAGAGAAGCTCTAAAAGAGATATCTGATGCTGTGCCTATCGAAGAGGTAGCTGGTGGTAGAAGCTTTATAAACACGAATCATTTACAATGGAAGTTTGCCAACACTCCACCAAAGAATTAA